accgtttaaacttccaaaactagtttccttcttcaaattgattctgaatcatctgttaactgaattcaaccttGCACATAAGTTAatacacatattatgaagctgctcgtgacctcaaactgccaaaccgggtgaaattgctcaaaacgaccagtcgggtcgttacatattaATAGAACCTATGTTATTCACTTGTTGTTTAGAGTCCTGACATGATGTTTTCACTTACTTCTCCTATAACACATATATTCCATGTTTCTCCTTACCAATCCCCTTTACATGTCCATTGAAGAGGTCCTGGAAGATGCaaaagtcaggaaagaacaatacCAAGCATTTCAGTTCTTTAGTGAGTTTGAATACTGAGAGAAGATTGAACTTAAACTCAGGTATATACAACACATTAGATATATTTTGATTCTTAAACACAGAAGCCAATCCTGTGTGTGTAACTGATGTCACCCCTCCTGTAGGTAAATGCACATTATTCATGTCTGATTTTGGTACTAATTTGTATGCCCTCAACATTTGTAAGCTAGAGGTCATGTGATTAGAAGCACCTATATTTACAATCCATTCTCTATCACTATAGACAGATACAGAATCTGTTTCTGTACCTGCAGCTGCTGACTTGGTTGAGGGTCTTTCATCTGATCCCTTACTGAGCATTTGAATGATCTGCTGATACTGCTTTGGTGTGAAGAAGGTTGAAGGAGCTTGTTGCTGACCTGCTGATAATGTCATAGAAGTGAATCCTCCCCTGACAGGTGCGTGTTGCCCAAGTTTGCTAGTATTGTTGACAGGACCATTTTCTCCACATGTTACATCTCCTGTAAAAGTTGTCATCTAGCCAGCTTGATTTGCATAGGAATTAATAATTCCAGTTGCTCCTCCTCTCCTTTTAGACTTGAAATCCGGTGGATATCCAACTAGTTTATAACAGTTTTCTTTAGTATGACCTTTCAGATGACAGTACTCACACACATGTATATTTTTTTGGTCCAGGTTTGAAGTTAGAACCGGTATAGTTTCCCCTATTATTACTGAACAAGGCAGTGCTTTCTATTGCCTCGGTGACTTGTGAGGTTTATGTGAAATTAGCCAAGTTCCTTTGGCTCTCTTGATCTATGATCATGGAGAATGCCTTATTTACAGATGGAGTAGGATACATCATTGTGATCTGACTCCTTGCTTGGTTGTAGGACTCATTCAAACCAGTTAAAAACTGCATTAACCTTTGATACTCAAAATGCTTGAGATATTTACTTGACTCAGGACATGGGCAATTAGGACAGGACACTATAGCATCAAACTCATCCCAAAGGTCCTTGATTTTAGAAAAATAGTGTGTAACAATCATTGTGCCTTGAGTAAGTGAGTGAATTTTATTATGCAGGTATTGCACTCTGGCACCATTCACTTTATCAAACCTTTATTTCAAATCCTCTCATACCTTGTGAGCATTTGAGGCATACACTACACTGCTTAATAGTCTTAGTCTTCCAGCATTCATGATCCAAGACAACACTACATCGTTTACCTTTTCTCATTGATCATGTAACTCTTGTTCAAACCTAGATTTAGGGAATCTACCATCAACAAAACCTATTTTACATTTACGTAACAGTCCAATTCTCATAGATCTGCTCCAAATAGCATAAGTTTCAGATCCAGTTAAATGAAGGGAGATTAAGGTGCTACCTGTAGTGTTAGTTGGTTATAGGTATAGAGGATGGTTATGATCAATTGTAGGGAAGATATTGCCTCGAATGGGAGCAGTTGTCTCGTCAAAAAATCCTGTGGTTAGTCCAACTGGTGTAGCACTGGTTTCCTAGCCAATTGCCATGGAGATTGTAAATAAGCTCAAAAATGTTGCACAAATGCTCTGCTTTGCAACAAATTAGCTCAAATCTCAGAACCCTAGTTTTAGACTCAGCTCTAGAGAGATGATTCAATGATAAAATTGAAGAGAATTGAAGATATTCAGTGACCAGAGATTCACGACaccggctctgataccatgataacATCTATAGCTGGAAGCTTCAGCAGCGAGGATGTTTGAGGGAGAGGACGAGAGGAATTTCAGAGAGAGAATTCGAGAGAGAAAATGAAGATCTCCATTATCTTCTTCTCAGAATGAACTGTATCTTTACAAAGACTATATATAGACAAACAAACCTAAAGAACTAACCGACTACCTACAGTAATAACCTCTAACTAACTTCACTAACTATACAAATAATACAACTTAATGTACAATCTTCTACAGTCACAACTTGTATTGGCTTACTGCTCTTCTACACGGTATCCTACTCTTACCTGGTTTAAGTTACTAAGAAAAACTTTAGAAAGCTCAATATTTCTCTTAATGAACTTTTTTGTTTAAAATTTTAATCGCATTGTTACCAAAACTTGGTAGATAATGCTAAAAGACTACACACATACTTAATTTGCTAAAAACAAATAAGAACATGTTAGTGTTATTGAACAATGTGATGTATGCACAAATTGATGAGAAGGTACAGCCATGAATTTATATGTGTCCACTTTAATTCTTCAACGAATATATTAAACGAAATAAAATGATGAGTTAAAACATATACCCCTATAGGTAGGTAAGCTCCACTAGTCTCGGAGGATTGATTAAAAATATTCGTAAATAAGTATATGAGCTGGCATTTGATCTTTTAGCAAAAAGTTATTTGACACAAGTGATGCTTAAATGGGAAACAAGAATACTAAATCAAAAATTCTAATATATGTTTTGTAAGTGCATTCCAACCTATTTACCCAGCTCTCCGTGATACATGgcgtctttttttttttgggtaattATGTTTTCCATTAATCACCAAAGAGAATATTACAAAGCAGTAGAACCATTCTCGGCTCACTTAGTCTATACAAGTTTCTATTCTATCCTACCTTATAAGCAGTACATAAGACATTAATCAAATGTCTGGCTAGTTAGTACATTGTTTTCAATACATAAGCTGCTGCATCTTCTCCCTCATTCCTCCTTTAGCTCTTATGTTGCAAACGCATGTTATTTCCCTTGTCACTTGTTCTGCAGTCTTCATTGTCTCTCCAAAAATTCTGTTGTTTTTCTCCATCCATATCCCATGTATATGCTCAGAGTATACTATTTTCACAATTTTTGTTTTGCATGATCTCCCTTTGGCTTGCTTTATTATCCATGTCATCTTCTGTGTGTATGACAGTGATGGACTCACATTGATTTGAATCCATTGCATAAGCCTTCCCCATACTATGTTAGTGAATTTGCATTCACCAAACAAATGTGCATGTGACTCAACTATTTCATTACACAAGTAACAACTTGTGTTTGCTTGGACTCCCCAGTTAGCAAGCCTATCTGTTGTCATTAGCCTCCCATGGCATTGTATCCACATAGTGAATATTGCCTTGGGCCTAGCTTCATTGTGAAACATCAAGGTTCTCCATGCCACCTTGTTGTAGCTTC
This sequence is a window from Nicotiana sylvestris chromosome 3, ASM39365v2, whole genome shotgun sequence. Protein-coding genes within it:
- the LOC138887500 gene encoding uncharacterized protein — its product is MTTDRLANWGVQANTSCYLCNEIVESHAHLFGECKFTNIVWGRLMQWIQINVSPSLSYTQKMTWIIKQAKGRSCKTKIVKIVYSEHIHGIWMEKNNRIFGETMKTAEQVTREITCVCNIRAKGGMREKMQQLMY